The proteins below come from a single Mycobacterium parmense genomic window:
- the rimM gene encoding ribosome maturation factor RimM (Essential for efficient processing of 16S rRNA): MELTVGRVVKAHGISGELVVEIRTDDPADRFASGNTLRAKHPRERWERSYVVEGAREHGGRLLVRLSGVDDREAANALRGSLFVVDSADLPPIDEPDTYYDHQLEGLRVRTTAGRDVGEVAEVLHTAAGELLAVRGQLDGQMRETLVPFVGAIVVSVSLDDGVIEIDPPEGLLDLG; the protein is encoded by the coding sequence TTGGAGTTGACGGTCGGGCGCGTGGTCAAAGCCCACGGCATCAGCGGCGAGCTGGTGGTGGAAATCCGCACCGACGATCCAGCCGACCGATTCGCCTCGGGTAACACGTTGCGCGCCAAGCACCCCCGGGAGCGCTGGGAGCGCAGCTACGTCGTCGAGGGCGCGCGCGAGCACGGCGGGCGGCTGCTGGTGCGGCTGAGCGGGGTCGACGACCGCGAAGCCGCGAATGCGCTGCGGGGCAGCCTGTTCGTGGTCGACTCCGCGGACCTGCCGCCCATCGACGAGCCCGACACCTACTACGACCACCAACTCGAGGGCCTGCGCGTGCGGACCACGGCGGGCCGCGACGTCGGCGAGGTTGCGGAGGTGCTGCACACCGCTGCCGGGGAGCTGCTGGCGGTGCGCGGGCAGCTCGACGGCCAAATGCGGGAAACGCTGGTGCCTTTCGTCGGCGCGATCGTCGTCTCGGTGTCGCTGGACGACGGCGTCATCGAGATCGACCCGCCCGAGGGCCTGCTGGATCTGGGGTAG
- a CDS encoding serine hydrolase, which translates to MPVRPLTLLTATAAVGLMVVGGCEAQVQARPQTKAYNALVRTVPAPAPSPVPTNSPLGLAQLLLDADTPPDAPQALPSAGLGGLQTRVLRATDEAAAAGAALSVAILDRATHQLVSNGNGQVVGTASVAKLFIADDLLLRESESKTALSPDDRQALDVMLQSSDDGAAEKFWAQGGGDAIITSVAARYGLSSTTPPSDGRWWNTMSSMNDLIRYYEMLLDGSGGLPAEQARIIVNDLARSTPNGIDGYPQRFGIPDGLYGEPVAVKQGWMCCIGADWMHLSTGIVGPDHRYIMVVQSLQPSDDATARDTITRAVKTIFPDGRI; encoded by the coding sequence ATGCCGGTACGGCCGCTGACGCTGCTCACCGCCACCGCGGCGGTGGGGTTGATGGTCGTCGGCGGATGCGAGGCCCAGGTCCAGGCAAGGCCTCAGACCAAGGCCTACAACGCCCTCGTGCGCACCGTCCCGGCGCCTGCTCCGTCGCCGGTTCCCACGAATTCGCCGTTAGGACTGGCCCAGCTGCTGCTCGACGCGGACACCCCCCCCGATGCGCCCCAGGCGCTGCCCAGCGCCGGCCTAGGGGGTCTGCAGACCCGCGTGCTGCGGGCCACCGACGAGGCCGCCGCCGCCGGCGCCGCCTTGTCGGTCGCCATCCTCGACCGCGCCACCCACCAGCTGGTCTCCAACGGCAACGGCCAGGTGGTCGGCACGGCGTCGGTGGCCAAGCTCTTCATCGCCGACGACCTGCTGCTGCGCGAGTCCGAGAGCAAGACCGCGCTCAGCCCGGACGACCGCCAGGCCCTGGACGTCATGCTGCAATCGTCCGACGACGGCGCGGCCGAGAAATTCTGGGCCCAGGGCGGCGGGGACGCCATCATCACCTCGGTCGCGGCCCGCTACGGGCTTTCGTCGACGACCCCGCCCAGCGACGGGCGCTGGTGGAACACCATGAGCTCGATGAACGACCTGATCCGCTACTACGAGATGCTGCTCGACGGATCGGGCGGGCTGCCGGCCGAGCAGGCCAGGATCATCGTCAACGACCTCGCCCGGTCCACCCCCAACGGGATCGACGGATACCCGCAGCGGTTCGGCATTCCGGACGGCCTCTACGGCGAGCCGGTGGCGGTCAAGCAGGGCTGGATGTGCTGCATCGGCGCCGACTGGATGCACCTGTCGACCGGGATCGTCGGCCCCGACCACCGCTACATCATGGTGGTCCAGTCCTTACAGCCCTCCGACGACGCCACCGCGCGCGACACCATCACCCGCGCGGTCAAGACGATCTTTCCCGACGGCCGGATCTAG
- a CDS encoding GAF and ANTAR domain-containing protein produces the protein MPAEAKSDPSTVFAALAEIIYQGSDANQMYAAICIAATLTVRGCDHASLLARENDRYVTVGASDRLAQQIDELERRAGDGPCIDAIEEETPQIDTDLTTPSLWPGLAQVLVAETPVRGAMGFRLMIDKRKGAALNLFSDTPNMFDAESAGHAAVLAAFASVAINAVAKGEDAASLRRGLLSNREIGKAVGMLMLLHDVTEEQAFDLLRRHSQAVNVKLADVAREVIQKRGQLPLATDGLPSAGK, from the coding sequence ATGCCGGCCGAGGCGAAGTCCGACCCGTCGACGGTGTTCGCCGCGCTGGCCGAGATCATCTACCAGGGGTCGGACGCGAATCAGATGTACGCCGCGATCTGCATCGCCGCCACCCTGACCGTCCGCGGCTGCGACCACGCCAGCCTGCTGGCCCGCGAGAACGACCGCTACGTCACCGTCGGCGCCAGCGACCGGCTCGCCCAGCAAATCGACGAACTCGAACGGCGGGCCGGCGACGGCCCCTGCATCGACGCCATCGAGGAGGAGACGCCCCAGATCGACACCGACCTCACCACGCCGTCGCTGTGGCCCGGATTGGCGCAGGTCCTGGTCGCCGAGACGCCGGTGCGCGGGGCCATGGGATTCCGGCTGATGATCGACAAGCGCAAAGGTGCCGCTCTGAACCTGTTCAGCGACACCCCGAACATGTTCGACGCCGAATCCGCCGGGCACGCCGCGGTATTGGCAGCATTCGCCAGCGTGGCCATCAACGCGGTCGCCAAGGGCGAGGACGCCGCGAGCCTGCGGCGCGGCCTGCTCAGCAACCGCGAGATCGGCAAGGCGGTCGGCATGTTGATGCTGCTGCACGACGTCACCGAAGAGCAGGCGTTCGACCTGTTGCGCCGCCACTCGCAGGCGGTGAACGTCAAACTCGCCGACGTGGCGCGGGAGGTCATCCAGAAGCGGGGACAGCTACCGTTGGCCACCGACGGTCTGCCCTCGGCGGGCAAGTAG
- a CDS encoding DUF2469 domain-containing protein — protein sequence MSAEDLEKYETEMELSLYREYKDIVGQFSYVVETERRFYLANSVEMVPRNADGEVYFELRLSDAWVWDMYRPARFVKQVRVVTFKDVNIEEVEKPELRLPE from the coding sequence ATGAGCGCGGAAGATCTCGAAAAGTACGAAACCGAGATGGAGCTCTCGCTGTACCGCGAATACAAGGACATCGTCGGCCAGTTCAGCTATGTCGTGGAAACAGAGCGGCGCTTCTACCTGGCCAACAGCGTCGAGATGGTGCCCCGCAACGCCGACGGCGAGGTCTACTTCGAGCTGCGGCTGTCCGACGCGTGGGTGTGGGACATGTACCGGCCGGCGCGGTTCGTCAAGCAGGTGCGGGTGGTCACGTTCAAGGACGTCAACATCGAAGAGGTAGAGAAGCCCGAGCTGCGGCTGCCGGAGTAG
- the lepB gene encoding signal peptidase I, with product MTDTPDSPEPQSNSGQPEPKVSTRDPQASAPDEAPQAPEPAPEPPAPEADEPEHPKRSALREFAILAVIAVVLYYVMLTFVARPYLIPSESMEPTLHGCSGCVGDRIMVDKITYRFGAPRPGDVVVFKGPPSWNVGYKSIRSNNTALRWVQNALSFVGFVPPDENDLVKRVIATGGQTVQCRADTGLTVNGKPLKEPYLSPSTMMADPSVYPCLGSEFGPVTVPAGRLWVMGDNRTHSADSRAHCTSIPADAIKGVLCTGDPMSGTVPVSNVIGKARFIVWPPARWGGVDSVNPQQGQ from the coding sequence GTGACCGATACCCCGGACTCGCCTGAGCCCCAGTCCAACTCTGGTCAGCCGGAGCCGAAGGTCTCCACCCGTGACCCGCAGGCGTCCGCGCCTGACGAGGCCCCGCAGGCCCCCGAACCGGCGCCCGAGCCGCCGGCGCCGGAGGCTGACGAACCGGAACACCCGAAGCGGTCGGCGCTGCGCGAATTCGCCATCCTGGCGGTGATCGCGGTGGTGCTCTACTACGTCATGTTGACGTTTGTGGCGCGCCCCTACCTGATCCCGTCGGAGTCCATGGAGCCCACGCTGCACGGGTGCTCGGGCTGCGTCGGCGACCGGATCATGGTCGACAAGATCACCTACCGCTTCGGCGCCCCGCGCCCCGGCGACGTGGTGGTCTTCAAGGGCCCGCCGTCGTGGAACGTCGGGTACAAGTCGATCCGGTCCAACAACACGGCGCTGCGCTGGGTGCAGAACGCGCTGTCGTTCGTCGGGTTTGTGCCGCCCGACGAGAACGACCTGGTCAAGCGGGTCATCGCCACCGGTGGACAGACCGTGCAGTGCCGCGCCGACACCGGTCTCACGGTCAACGGCAAGCCACTCAAGGAGCCCTACCTCAGCCCGAGCACCATGATGGCCGACCCGTCCGTGTACCCGTGCCTGGGCAGCGAGTTCGGCCCGGTCACCGTTCCGGCGGGCCGGCTGTGGGTGATGGGCGACAACCGGACGCACTCGGCGGACTCGCGCGCCCACTGCACCAGCATTCCGGCCGACGCCATCAAGGGCGTGCTGTGCACCGGTGACCCGATGTCGGGGACCGTGCCGGTGTCCAACGTCATCGGCAAGGCCAGGTTCATCGTCTGGCCGCCGGCGCGCTGGGGCGGTGTCGACTCCGTGAATCCGCAACAGGGGCAGTAG
- a CDS encoding TetR/AcrR family transcriptional regulator translates to MARTQQQRREETVARLLDACIATIIEVGYARASAAVISKRAGVSVGALFRHFETMGDFMAATASEVLRRQLEAFTKRVAEIPAVRADQPALQAALAILRDITAGPANAVLYELLIAARTDEKLRATLQHELGHYSAKILDAARALPGAQGFPEDTFPVLVTLITNVFDGAAVVESVLPQPDIAQRRVAVLTALLTAWQPEGAAATATRCPPRG, encoded by the coding sequence ATGGCCAGGACCCAGCAGCAGCGCCGCGAGGAAACCGTCGCGCGGCTCCTGGACGCCTGCATCGCGACCATCATCGAGGTCGGTTACGCCCGGGCGTCCGCCGCGGTGATCTCCAAGCGCGCGGGCGTGTCGGTGGGCGCACTGTTCCGCCACTTCGAGACGATGGGCGATTTCATGGCGGCCACCGCCTCGGAGGTGCTGCGCCGCCAGCTCGAGGCGTTCACCAAGCGCGTCGCGGAAATTCCGGCGGTCCGGGCCGACCAGCCCGCGCTGCAGGCCGCGCTGGCGATCCTGCGCGACATCACCGCCGGCCCCGCCAACGCCGTGCTCTACGAGCTCCTGATCGCCGCACGCACCGACGAGAAGCTCAGGGCCACTTTGCAACACGAGCTCGGGCACTACTCGGCGAAGATCCTCGACGCCGCGCGCGCGTTGCCCGGGGCGCAGGGATTTCCCGAGGACACGTTCCCCGTCCTCGTGACGCTCATCACCAACGTGTTCGACGGCGCCGCGGTGGTGGAAAGCGTTCTGCCGCAACCCGATATCGCCCAGCGTCGGGTGGCGGTGCTGACGGCGTTGCTCACCGCGTGGCAGCCGGAGGGCGCAGCGGCTACAGCGACCCGATGCCCGCCTCGGGGTTGA
- the rpsP gene encoding 30S ribosomal protein S16: MAVKIKLTRLGKIRNPQYRIAVADARNRRDGRSIEVIGRYHPKEDPSLIEINSERAQYWLSVGAQPTEPVLKLLKITGDWQKFKGLPGAEGTLQVRPPKPSKLELFNAALAEADGGPTTEAAKPKKKAPAKKAAKAAESSAASADTEAPDAGTGAAGETAAEAAPAGGEQAEPATES; encoded by the coding sequence ATGGCTGTCAAGATCAAGCTCACCCGGCTTGGCAAGATCCGCAACCCCCAGTACCGCATCGCCGTCGCCGACGCCCGCAACCGGCGCGACGGCCGCTCGATCGAGGTCATCGGCCGCTACCACCCCAAGGAAGACCCGAGCCTGATCGAGATCAACTCCGAGCGCGCGCAGTACTGGCTGTCCGTGGGCGCGCAGCCCACCGAGCCCGTTCTCAAGCTCCTCAAGATCACCGGTGACTGGCAGAAGTTCAAGGGGCTGCCCGGCGCCGAGGGCACCCTGCAGGTCCGGCCCCCCAAGCCGTCCAAGCTCGAGCTGTTCAACGCCGCGCTGGCCGAGGCGGACGGCGGACCCACCACCGAGGCCGCGAAGCCGAAGAAGAAGGCCCCGGCCAAGAAGGCCGCGAAGGCCGCGGAGTCTTCTGCGGCTTCCGCAGACACCGAAGCCCCCGACGCCGGCACCGGCGCGGCCGGCGAGACCGCGGCCGAGGCCGCCCCGGCCGGGGGCGAGCAGGCCGAGCCCGCGACCGAGAGCTGA
- the trmD gene encoding tRNA (guanosine(37)-N1)-methyltransferase TrmD, whose protein sequence is MRIDVITIFPAYLDPLRQSLPGKAIDSGLVDLQVHNLRRWTYDVHRSVDDAPYGGGPGMVMKAPVWGEALDQTCSEQSLLVVPTPAGSLFTQATAQRWSAEAHLVFACGRYEGIDQRVIDDAARRMRVEEVSIGDYVLPGGESAAVVMIEAVLRLLAGVLGNPASHLDDSHSPGLDRLLEGPSYTRPPSWRGLDVPEVLLSGDHARIAAWRREVSLRRTRERRPELLD, encoded by the coding sequence GTGCGCATCGACGTCATCACGATCTTCCCCGCCTACCTGGACCCGCTGCGACAATCGTTGCCGGGCAAGGCGATTGATTCCGGTCTGGTCGACCTGCAGGTGCACAACCTGCGGCGCTGGACCTACGACGTGCACCGCTCGGTCGACGACGCACCCTACGGCGGCGGCCCCGGCATGGTGATGAAGGCGCCGGTGTGGGGCGAGGCGCTGGACCAAACCTGCTCTGAACAATCCCTTCTGGTGGTGCCCACCCCCGCGGGTTCGCTGTTCACCCAGGCGACCGCACAGCGCTGGAGCGCCGAGGCGCACCTGGTGTTCGCGTGCGGACGATACGAGGGGATCGACCAGCGGGTGATCGACGACGCCGCCCGCCGGATGCGGGTCGAGGAGGTCTCGATCGGCGACTATGTGCTGCCCGGCGGCGAATCGGCGGCCGTGGTGATGATCGAGGCCGTACTGCGGCTGCTCGCCGGGGTGCTCGGCAACCCCGCCTCGCACCTCGACGATTCCCACTCACCGGGCCTGGACCGCCTGCTGGAGGGGCCCAGCTACACCCGGCCGCCGAGCTGGCGCGGCCTGGACGTCCCCGAGGTCCTGCTCTCCGGGGACCATGCGCGCATCGCCGCATGGCGCCGCGAGGTGTCGCTGCGGCGCACCCGCGAACGCCGGCCGGAACTGTTGGACTGA
- a CDS encoding YraN family protein, with protein MTTHKTMTRIQLGAMGEALAVDHLTRSGLRVVARNWRCRYGELDVIACDEATGTVVFVEVKTRTGDGYGGLPNAVTGQKVRRLRRLAALWLAGQDRRWPALRIDVIGVRVSPANCGRGPEITHLRGVG; from the coding sequence ATGACGACCCACAAGACGATGACCAGGATCCAGCTGGGGGCGATGGGTGAAGCGCTCGCCGTGGACCACCTGACGAGGAGCGGGTTGCGCGTCGTGGCCCGCAACTGGCGGTGCCGCTACGGCGAACTCGACGTGATCGCGTGCGACGAGGCCACCGGCACGGTGGTCTTCGTCGAGGTCAAGACCCGCACGGGCGACGGGTACGGCGGCCTGCCGAATGCCGTCACCGGGCAGAAGGTGCGTCGGCTGCGGCGGCTGGCCGCGCTGTGGCTGGCCGGCCAGGACCGGCGCTGGCCCGCGCTGCGCATCGACGTGATCGGTGTGCGAGTCAGCCCTGCAAACTGCGGTCGCGGCCCCGAGATCACCCACCTGCGAGGGGTCGGCTGA
- a CDS encoding D-alanyl-D-alanine carboxypeptidase family protein codes for MRKLMAILGCAATVGLAAAGTSRADSMQPVGTVPIPDGPAQTWILADLDNGEVLAGRDQDVPHPPASTIKVLLALVALDQLNLDSTVVADAADADVECSCVGIKAGRTYTARQLLDGLLLVSGNDAANTLAHMLGGPEATVAKMNAKAASLGAASTHASTPSGLDGPGGSGASTARDLAVIFRAAMNDPVFAQITAEPSAMFPGDNGEHPIANRDELLQRYPGAIGGKTGFTDAARKTFVGAAARGGRRLVVAMMYGLVTQGGPTYWDQAANLLNWGFALNPEAGIGSL; via the coding sequence ATGCGCAAGCTCATGGCGATCCTCGGGTGCGCCGCCACCGTGGGTCTGGCCGCCGCCGGCACGTCCCGGGCCGACAGCATGCAGCCGGTCGGCACGGTGCCCATCCCGGACGGCCCGGCCCAGACGTGGATCCTGGCGGACCTCGACAACGGCGAGGTGCTCGCGGGCCGCGACCAGGACGTGCCGCACCCCCCCGCCAGCACCATCAAGGTGCTGCTGGCGCTGGTGGCCCTGGACCAGCTGAACCTGGACTCCACCGTGGTGGCCGACGCCGCGGACGCCGACGTCGAATGCAGCTGCGTCGGCATCAAAGCCGGCCGCACCTACACCGCGCGCCAACTCCTGGACGGCTTGCTGCTGGTGTCGGGCAACGACGCCGCCAACACGCTGGCGCACATGCTCGGCGGCCCGGAGGCCACGGTCGCGAAGATGAACGCCAAGGCCGCCTCGTTGGGGGCCGCGAGCACGCACGCCTCGACGCCGTCCGGCCTGGACGGACCCGGCGGCTCCGGCGCGTCTACGGCCCGCGACCTGGCGGTCATCTTCCGGGCGGCGATGAACGACCCCGTGTTCGCGCAGATCACCGCCGAGCCGTCGGCGATGTTCCCCGGCGATAACGGCGAGCACCCCATCGCCAACAGGGACGAACTGCTGCAGCGCTACCCCGGCGCGATCGGCGGCAAGACCGGCTTCACCGACGCCGCGCGCAAGACGTTCGTGGGCGCCGCCGCCCGCGGCGGCCGCCGGCTGGTCGTCGCCATGATGTACGGCCTGGTCACCCAGGGCGGCCCGACGTACTGGGACCAGGCCGCGAACCTGCTGAACTGGGGGTTTGCGCTCAACCCCGAGGCGGGCATCGGGTCGCTGTAG
- the rplS gene encoding 50S ribosomal protein L19 translates to MNRLDFVDQESLRDDIPVFGPGDTINVHVKVIEGAKERVQVFKGVVIRRQGGGIRETFTVRKESYGVGVERTFPVHSPNIDHIQVVTRGDVRRAKLYYLRELRGKKAKIKEKR, encoded by the coding sequence ATGAACCGGCTGGACTTCGTCGACCAAGAGTCGCTGCGCGACGACATCCCGGTTTTCGGCCCGGGTGACACCATCAACGTCCACGTCAAGGTGATCGAGGGCGCCAAGGAGCGCGTCCAGGTCTTCAAGGGCGTCGTCATCCGCCGGCAGGGCGGCGGCATCCGGGAGACGTTCACCGTGCGCAAGGAGAGCTACGGCGTCGGCGTCGAGCGGACCTTCCCCGTGCACTCGCCGAACATCGACCACATCCAGGTGGTGACCCGTGGCGACGTTCGCCGCGCGAAGCTCTACTACCTGCGCGAACTGCGCGGCAAGAAGGCCAAGATCAAGGAGAAGCGCTGA
- the fdhD gene encoding formate dehydrogenase accessory sulfurtransferase FdhD, translating into MGQVTARRRVTHVAAGKQTTRPETLVVEEPLEIRVNGSAITVTMRTPGSDIELAQGFLFTEGVIGDRDEVLTIRYCDGRGEDGANTYNVLDVSLAAGVRPPDLDVTRNFYTTSSCGVCGKASLDAVRLISRFSPGDDPATVEAGILETLPARLREAQKVFASTGGLHAAALFGVDGTMLAVREDVGRHNAVDKVIGWALENRRVPLGASVLLVSGRASFELTQKAVMAGIPVLAAVSAPSSLAVSMAEESGVTLVAFLRRDSMNVYTRADRIT; encoded by the coding sequence GTGGGTCAGGTGACGGCGCGCCGGCGCGTCACGCACGTCGCCGCCGGCAAGCAGACCACCCGGCCCGAGACCCTGGTCGTCGAGGAGCCGCTGGAGATCCGGGTCAACGGCTCGGCGATCACCGTGACCATGCGCACGCCGGGGTCGGACATCGAACTCGCGCAGGGCTTTCTGTTCACCGAAGGGGTGATCGGCGACCGCGACGAGGTGCTGACCATCCGCTACTGCGACGGACGCGGCGAGGACGGCGCCAACACCTACAACGTGCTCGACGTCAGCCTGGCCGCCGGTGTCCGGCCCCCCGATCTCGACGTCACCCGGAACTTCTACACCACCTCCTCGTGTGGGGTCTGCGGCAAGGCCTCGCTGGACGCGGTGCGGCTGATCAGCCGCTTCTCGCCCGGCGACGATCCGGCCACCGTCGAGGCGGGCATCCTCGAGACGCTGCCGGCCCGGCTGCGCGAGGCCCAGAAGGTGTTCGCCAGCACCGGGGGTCTGCACGCCGCCGCGCTGTTCGGTGTCGACGGCACGATGCTCGCGGTGCGCGAGGACGTCGGCCGGCACAACGCGGTCGACAAGGTCATCGGCTGGGCGCTGGAAAACCGCCGGGTGCCGCTGGGTGCGTCGGTGTTGCTGGTCAGCGGGCGCGCCTCGTTCGAGCTGACGCAGAAGGCGGTCATGGCCGGCATCCCCGTGCTGGCGGCCGTGTCTGCGCCGTCGTCGCTGGCGGTGTCGATGGCCGAGGAGTCCGGTGTGACGCTGGTGGCGTTTCTGCGCAGGGACTCGATGAACGTCTACACCCGGGCCGACAGGATCACCTGA
- a CDS encoding RNA-binding protein, with translation MSSVVVDAVEHLVRGIVDNPDDVRVDMVTSRRGRTVEVHVHPDDLGKVIGRGGRTATALRTLVAGIGGRGIRVDVVDTDQ, from the coding sequence ATGAGTTCGGTTGTCGTCGACGCAGTTGAGCACCTGGTCCGAGGGATTGTCGACAACCCCGACGACGTCCGGGTGGACATGGTGACCAGTCGGCGTGGGCGCACCGTCGAGGTGCACGTCCATCCCGACGACCTGGGCAAGGTGATCGGGCGCGGGGGACGCACCGCCACCGCGCTGCGCACGCTGGTCGCCGGAATCGGCGGCCGTGGCATCCGTGTCGACGTGGTGGACACCGACCAGTAG
- a CDS encoding nuclear transport factor 2 family protein: MLSLAEISDRLEIQQLLVDYSTAIDNRRFDDLDRVFTPDAYIDYTALGGIQGHYPEVKKWLSEVLPNFPVYAHMLGNFSVTVDGDNASSRVICFNPMVLPDNPKDQVLFCGLWYDDEFVRGPQGWRMTRRVETKVFQKVI; the protein is encoded by the coding sequence ATGCTGAGCCTGGCCGAAATCTCCGACCGCCTCGAGATCCAGCAATTGCTGGTGGACTACTCCACCGCGATCGACAACCGCCGGTTCGACGACCTGGACCGGGTGTTCACCCCCGACGCCTACATCGACTACACCGCGTTGGGCGGCATCCAGGGGCACTACCCCGAGGTGAAGAAGTGGTTGTCGGAGGTGCTGCCCAACTTCCCGGTGTACGCCCACATGCTCGGCAACTTCTCCGTGACCGTCGATGGTGACAACGCGTCGTCGCGGGTGATCTGCTTCAACCCCATGGTGTTGCCGGACAACCCCAAGGACCAGGTGCTGTTCTGCGGCCTGTGGTACGACGACGAGTTCGTGCGCGGCCCCCAGGGCTGGCGGATGACGCGCCGCGTCGAGACCAAGGTGTTCCAGAAGGTGATATAG
- a CDS encoding N-acyl-D-amino-acid deacylase family protein, with amino-acid sequence MYVSVLPNPKEGAVAYDVIIRDGLWFDGTGAAPLTRTLGIRDGLVAEVSREPLDETGCPEVIDAAGKWVMPGFIDVHTHYDAEVLLDPGLRESVRHGVTTVLLGNCSLSTVYADSDDAADLFSRVEAVPREYVRRALASRRTWSTAAEYVAAVDALPLGPNVGSLLGHSDLRTAVLGLERATDRAVRPTGAELAKMTALLDEALEAGMLGMSGMDAAIDKLDGDRFRSRALPSTFATWRERRKLIDVLRGRGRMLQSAPDVARPATVLMFFLTSSRILGRGRGVRMSMLVSADAKSMPLAVHTFGLGTRILNKVLGSRLRFQHLPVPFELYSDGIDLPVFEEFGAGTAALHLRDQLERNTLLADEDYRRRFRREFDKRKLGPTLWHRDFHDAVIVECPDASLIGKTFGAIADERGLHPLDAFLDVLVDNGERNVRWTTTVANHRPRQLNKLAADPSVHMGFSDAGAHLRNMAFYNFALRLLKRTRDAQLAGAPFLSTERAVHRLTGELADWFGIDAGTLREGDRADFVVIDPAGLDDSVDGYHEEAVPFYGGLRRMVNRNDDAVVATGVGGAVVFGGSHTRGRFRDGYGQTVKSGRYLRAGERARGRRSIPKIGV; translated from the coding sequence ATCTATGTTAGCGTCCTGCCAAATCCTAAGGAGGGCGCAGTGGCCTACGACGTGATCATCCGCGACGGGTTGTGGTTCGACGGCACCGGCGCGGCGCCGCTGACCCGCACGCTCGGGATCCGCGACGGCCTGGTGGCCGAGGTCAGCCGGGAACCGCTCGACGAGACCGGCTGCCCCGAGGTGATCGACGCGGCCGGCAAGTGGGTCATGCCGGGCTTCATCGACGTGCACACCCACTACGACGCCGAGGTGCTGCTCGATCCGGGGCTGCGGGAATCGGTGCGCCACGGCGTCACCACCGTGCTACTGGGCAACTGCTCGCTGTCCACCGTGTACGCCGACTCCGACGACGCTGCCGACCTGTTCAGCCGGGTGGAGGCCGTGCCGCGCGAATACGTCCGCCGCGCCCTGGCCTCGCGTCGCACCTGGTCGACGGCCGCCGAGTACGTCGCGGCCGTCGACGCGCTGCCGCTCGGGCCGAACGTCGGCTCCCTGCTTGGTCATTCGGACCTGCGTACCGCGGTGCTGGGCCTCGAACGGGCGACCGACCGCGCGGTCCGGCCCACCGGGGCCGAGCTGGCGAAGATGACGGCGCTGCTCGACGAGGCGCTCGAGGCCGGAATGCTGGGCATGTCCGGGATGGACGCGGCGATCGACAAGCTCGACGGCGACCGGTTCCGCTCGCGCGCGCTGCCGTCGACCTTCGCGACCTGGCGCGAGCGCCGCAAGCTGATCGACGTGCTGCGCGGGCGCGGCCGGATGCTGCAGAGCGCACCCGACGTCGCGAGGCCCGCGACGGTGCTGATGTTCTTCCTCACCAGCAGCCGGATCCTGGGGCGCGGTAGAGGTGTCCGGATGAGCATGCTGGTGTCCGCCGACGCCAAGTCGATGCCGCTGGCCGTGCACACGTTCGGGCTCGGCACCCGAATCCTCAACAAGGTCCTGGGTTCGCGCCTGCGGTTCCAGCACTTGCCGGTGCCCTTCGAGCTGTACTCCGACGGGATCGACCTGCCGGTCTTCGAGGAGTTCGGCGCGGGCACCGCGGCGCTGCACCTGCGCGATCAGCTCGAACGCAACACGCTGCTGGCCGACGAGGACTACCGCCGCCGGTTCCGGCGCGAGTTCGACAAGCGCAAGCTCGGTCCGACGTTGTGGCACCGCGACTTTCACGACGCGGTGATCGTCGAGTGCCCCGACGCGTCGCTGATCGGAAAGACCTTCGGCGCCATCGCCGACGAGCGGGGACTGCATCCGCTGGACGCTTTCCTCGACGTGCTGGTCGACAACGGCGAGCGCAACGTCCGGTGGACCACCACCGTCGCCAACCACCGGCCCAGGCAGCTCAACAAGCTCGCCGCCGACCCCAGCGTGCACATGGGCTTCTCGGACGCCGGCGCGCACCTGCGCAACATGGCCTTCTACAACTTCGCGCTTCGGCTGCTCAAGCGCACCCGCGACGCGCAGCTGGCCGGCGCGCCGTTTCTGTCCACCGAGCGCGCGGTGCACCGCCTCACCGGGGAACTGGCCGACTGGTTCGGCATCGACGCGGGCACGCTGCGCGAGGGTGACCGCGCGGACTTCGTGGTGATCGACCCCGCCGGTCTCGACGATTCGGTCGACGGCTACCACGAGGAGGCGGTCCCGTTCTACGGCGGCCTGCGGCGCATGGTCAACCGAAACGACGACGCCGTGGTCGCGACCGGGGTGGGCGGGGCCGTCGTCTTCGGCGGCAGCCACACCCGGGGCCGGTTCCGCGACGGCTACGGCCAGACCGTGAAGTCCGGGCGGTACCTGCGCGCCGGCGAGCGGGCCCGCGGCCGGCGGAGCATACCGAAAATCGGTGTCTGA